The following are encoded in a window of Citrobacter freundii genomic DNA:
- the ascF gene encoding PTS cellobiose/arbutin/salicin transporter subunit IIBC, with protein sequence MSKNYAALARSVVTALGGVENITAVTHCMTRLRFVIKDDSQVDSATLKTLNGVLGVVRSDNQCQVIIGNTVSQAYREVVSLLPGDMQPSEPAGKPKLTLKRIGAGILDALIGTMSPLIPAIIGGSMLKLLAMILEMTGVLQKGSSTLTILTVIGDGAFFFLPLMVAASAAIKFKTNMSLAIAIAGVLVHPSFIDLMAKAAQGEHVEFALIPVTAVKYTYTVIPALVMTWCLSYIERWVDRITPAVTKNFLKPMLIVLIAAPLAIVLIGPIGIWIGSAISALVYTIHGYLGWLSVAIMGALWPLLVMTGMHRVFTPTIIQTIAETGKEGMVMPSEIGANLSLGGSSLAVAWKTKNPELRQTALAAAASAIMAGISEPALYGVAVRLKRPLIASLISGFICGAVAGMAGLASHSMAAPGLFTSVQFFDPANPMTIVWVFGVMALAVVLSFVLTLLLGFEDIPVEDAAAQARKNQAAQPGNINGASI encoded by the coding sequence ATGTCTAAAAATTATGCAGCGCTGGCGCGCTCGGTTGTGACGGCTCTGGGCGGCGTCGAGAACATCACCGCAGTAACCCACTGCATGACCCGTTTACGTTTCGTTATCAAAGATGATTCGCAGGTCGACAGCGCCACGTTAAAAACGCTTAATGGCGTACTCGGCGTAGTGCGTAGCGACAATCAGTGCCAGGTGATCATTGGTAATACCGTGTCCCAGGCGTATCGCGAGGTCGTCAGCCTGCTGCCGGGCGATATGCAGCCCAGCGAACCCGCAGGCAAACCCAAACTGACGCTCAAGCGTATTGGGGCAGGGATCCTTGATGCGCTGATCGGCACTATGTCACCGCTGATCCCGGCGATTATCGGTGGATCGATGCTGAAACTGCTGGCAATGATCCTCGAAATGACCGGCGTGCTGCAAAAAGGCTCCTCGACGCTGACGATCCTGACAGTGATTGGCGACGGCGCATTCTTCTTCCTGCCGCTGATGGTCGCCGCCTCTGCCGCCATTAAATTCAAAACCAACATGTCGCTGGCTATTGCTATTGCGGGCGTGCTGGTGCATCCGAGCTTTATTGATCTGATGGCTAAGGCCGCACAGGGCGAGCACGTTGAGTTCGCGCTGATCCCGGTCACAGCGGTGAAATACACCTACACGGTGATCCCGGCGCTGGTCATGACCTGGTGCCTGTCGTACATCGAACGGTGGGTGGATCGCATCACGCCAGCCGTAACCAAAAACTTCCTGAAACCAATGCTGATCGTGCTGATCGCCGCCCCGCTCGCCATCGTCTTAATTGGCCCGATTGGCATCTGGATCGGCAGCGCGATCTCCGCGTTGGTGTACACCATTCACGGTTATCTGGGCTGGCTGTCGGTGGCCATTATGGGCGCACTGTGGCCGCTTCTGGTAATGACCGGCATGCACCGCGTCTTTACCCCCACCATTATTCAAACCATTGCCGAAACCGGTAAAGAAGGCATGGTTATGCCGTCTGAAATTGGCGCCAACCTGTCGCTGGGTGGATCTTCTTTAGCGGTCGCCTGGAAAACCAAAAACCCGGAACTGCGTCAGACAGCGTTAGCCGCGGCGGCCTCCGCCATTATGGCAGGGATTTCCGAGCCGGCGCTGTACGGCGTGGCGGTACGCCTGAAACGTCCGCTGATTGCCAGTCTTATCAGCGGCTTTATCTGCGGTGCCGTAGCCGGGATGGCCGGACTGGCAAGCCACTCGATGGCTGCACCAGGTCTGTTCACCAGCGTACAGTTTTTTGACCCGGCCAATCCGATGACCATTGTCTGGGTATTTGGCGTCATGGCGCTGGCGGTAGTGCTGTCGTTTGTCTTAACGCTGCTGCTCGGCTTTGAGGATATTCCCGTCGAAGATGCGGCCGCGCAGGCCAGAAAAAATCAGGCTGCGCAGCCGGGAAATATCAATGGCGCCAGCATCTGA
- a CDS encoding LacI family DNA-binding transcriptional regulator codes for MTTMLEVAKRAGVSKATVSRVLSGNGYVSQETKDRVFQAIEESGYRPNLLARSLAAKSTQTLGLVVTNTLYHGVYFSELLFHTARMAEDKGRQLLLADGKHSAEEERQAIQYLLDLRCDAVMIYPRFLSVDDIDEIIDAHAQPIMVLNRRLRKNTSHCVWCDQKQTSFNAVTQLIRAGHTEIAFISGSMDSPTGVERLSGYKDALAQHGIPLNNDLIVKGKWTPACGAEGVKTLLLRKVNFTALVASNDDMAIGAMKLLDEQGINVPAQVSVIGFDDIALAPYTIPALASVKIPVTEMVQETIGRLIFMLDGGAFTPAKNFTGELIPRASLAPTLSR; via the coding sequence ATGACCACGATGTTGGAAGTGGCGAAGCGTGCTGGCGTGTCGAAAGCTACGGTTTCCCGGGTGCTTTCGGGGAACGGCTACGTCAGCCAGGAGACCAAAGACCGCGTGTTCCAGGCTATTGAAGAGAGTGGCTATCGTCCCAATTTGCTGGCGCGCAGCCTGGCGGCGAAGAGCACGCAGACGCTGGGTCTGGTAGTGACCAACACCCTGTATCACGGCGTTTATTTTAGCGAGTTGCTATTTCACACTGCGCGTATGGCGGAGGATAAAGGACGCCAGCTTCTGCTTGCCGACGGTAAACATAGTGCCGAGGAAGAGCGTCAGGCGATTCAATATCTGCTCGACCTGCGCTGTGATGCTGTCATGATCTATCCGCGTTTTCTCAGTGTGGATGACATCGATGAGATTATCGATGCACACGCCCAGCCCATTATGGTGCTTAACCGACGCCTGCGTAAAAACACCAGCCACTGCGTCTGGTGCGATCAAAAACAGACCAGCTTTAATGCCGTTACGCAGTTGATTCGCGCCGGGCATACCGAGATTGCTTTTATCAGCGGCTCAATGGATTCGCCCACCGGCGTGGAGCGACTTTCCGGTTACAAAGACGCGCTGGCGCAGCACGGCATTCCATTGAATAATGATTTGATTGTGAAGGGTAAATGGACGCCAGCCTGTGGCGCTGAAGGCGTTAAAACCTTACTTTTACGCAAGGTGAATTTCACCGCGCTGGTGGCCAGCAATGATGATATGGCGATTGGCGCGATGAAGCTGTTGGACGAACAGGGCATTAATGTTCCCGCGCAGGTGTCGGTGATTGGTTTCGATGATATAGCCCTTGCGCCGTACACCATTCCGGCACTTGCCAGCGTCAAAATCCCGGTCACGGAGATGGTCCAGGAAACCATAGGACGCCTGATCTTTATGCTGGACGGCGGAGCCTTTACGCCAGCGAAAAACTTTACCGGCGAGCTTATCCCTCGCGCCTCTCTTGCCCCGACACTTTCACGCTGA
- the hypF gene encoding carbamoyltransferase HypF — protein MTLSNHSGVELRIRGKVQGVGFRPFVWQLAQRLQLHGDVCNDGDGVVVRLLEDAAQFIAELHQHCPPLARIDSVESAPFVWQQRPADFSIRQSAGGTMNTQIVPDAATCPECLAEMNTPGERRYRYPFINCTHCGPRFTIIRAMPYDRPFTVMASFPLCPQCDAEYHDPYDRRFHAQPVACPACGPHLAWISADERAEKEPALQAAVTRLKAGGIVAVKGIGGFHLVCDARNDAAVALLRRRKHRPAKPLAVMLPGDDGLPEAARRLLTTPAAPIVLVNKQYVVSLCEGIAPGLTEVGVMLPANPLQHLLLQEMKGPLVMTSGNLSGRPPAITNAQALDDLHDIADGFLLHNREIVQRMDDSVVRESGEMLRRSRGYVPDAVALPPGFRDVPPMLCLGADLKNTFCLIRGEQAVISQHLGDLSDDGIQHQWRDALHLIQNIYDFTPQRIVCDAHPGYVSSQWAREMTLPIETVLHHHAHAAACLAEHGWPLNGGDVIALTLDGIGMGENGALWGGECLRVNYRECEYLGGLPAVALVGGDLAAKQPWRNLLAQCLRFVPDWQRYPETAFVQQQNWSVLARAIERGINAPLASSCGRLFDAVAAALQCAPQSLSYEGEAACALEALASQCAGVEHPVTIPLNNNQLDLAVFWQQWLNWQATPPERAWAFHDALARGFATLMRQQAQLRGITTLVFSGGVMHNRLLSARLAFYLHDFTLLFPQRLPAGDGGLSLGQGVIAAARALP, from the coding sequence ATGACACTAAGCAACCACTCCGGTGTAGAGCTGCGCATTCGCGGTAAGGTACAGGGCGTTGGGTTCCGACCCTTTGTCTGGCAACTGGCGCAGCGGCTACAGCTGCATGGCGACGTCTGTAACGACGGCGACGGGGTGGTGGTGCGTTTGCTCGAAGACGCAGCGCAATTTATTGCCGAACTGCATCAGCACTGCCCGCCGCTGGCGCGGATTGATAGCGTCGAGAGTGCGCCGTTTGTCTGGCAACAAAGACCCGCAGATTTCTCCATCCGCCAAAGTGCTGGCGGAACGATGAATACGCAGATCGTACCGGACGCCGCAACTTGCCCTGAATGTCTTGCTGAAATGAATACCCCCGGTGAACGCCGTTATCGTTACCCTTTTATCAACTGTACCCACTGCGGCCCGCGCTTCACCATTATTCGCGCAATGCCGTATGACCGTCCGTTTACCGTCATGGCTTCATTCCCGTTGTGCCCACAATGCGATGCTGAATATCACGATCCGTATGATCGTCGTTTTCATGCCCAGCCTGTCGCCTGCCCGGCGTGTGGCCCGCATCTGGCGTGGATAAGCGCAGACGAGCGAGCGGAAAAAGAACCGGCGCTACAGGCGGCGGTTACGCGGTTGAAAGCCGGTGGCATTGTGGCGGTTAAAGGCATTGGTGGATTTCATCTGGTCTGTGATGCGCGCAACGACGCTGCTGTGGCGCTACTCCGTCGGCGTAAACATCGCCCGGCTAAACCGCTGGCGGTAATGCTGCCGGGGGATGACGGACTGCCAGAAGCGGCACGGCGTTTGCTGACTACGCCCGCTGCCCCCATCGTGTTGGTCAATAAACAGTATGTGGTTTCACTGTGCGAAGGGATTGCGCCAGGACTTACCGAGGTCGGCGTCATGCTGCCTGCCAACCCGTTACAGCACTTGCTGTTGCAGGAGATGAAGGGGCCGCTGGTGATGACCTCCGGCAACCTTAGCGGCAGGCCGCCAGCCATTACTAATGCGCAGGCGCTGGACGATTTGCACGACATTGCCGACGGCTTTCTGCTGCATAACCGCGAGATTGTGCAGCGCATGGATGACTCCGTGGTACGCGAAAGCGGGGAGATGTTGCGTCGCTCCCGAGGCTACGTGCCAGATGCCGTGGCGCTGCCGCCAGGTTTTCGCGACGTGCCGCCGATGCTGTGCTTAGGCGCTGATCTGAAAAATACGTTCTGTCTGATCCGGGGGGAACAGGCGGTGATTAGTCAGCATCTGGGCGATCTGAGCGATGACGGCATTCAGCATCAGTGGCGCGATGCGCTGCATCTGATCCAGAACATTTATGATTTTACCCCGCAGCGTATCGTCTGCGATGCGCATCCTGGCTACGTTTCCAGCCAGTGGGCCCGTGAGATGACGTTGCCAATTGAAACGGTGCTGCACCATCATGCGCATGCTGCGGCCTGCCTGGCTGAGCACGGCTGGCCGTTGAACGGTGGCGATGTCATTGCCCTGACGCTGGACGGTATCGGCATGGGCGAAAACGGAGCGCTGTGGGGCGGCGAGTGCCTGCGGGTGAATTATCGCGAATGCGAATACCTGGGGGGCTTGCCCGCGGTGGCGCTGGTGGGGGGCGATCTGGCGGCAAAACAGCCGTGGCGCAATCTGCTGGCGCAGTGTCTGCGCTTTGTGCCTGACTGGCAGCGTTATCCGGAAACAGCGTTTGTGCAGCAGCAAAACTGGAGCGTACTGGCTCGTGCCATCGAGCGTGGGATCAACGCGCCGTTGGCATCATCGTGTGGACGCTTGTTTGATGCCGTTGCCGCCGCACTGCAGTGCGCACCACAATCCCTGAGCTATGAAGGCGAGGCCGCCTGTGCGCTGGAGGCGTTAGCGTCACAATGTGCAGGCGTTGAACACCCGGTCACCATACCGCTTAACAACAACCAGTTGGATTTGGCGGTTTTCTGGCAGCAGTGGCTGAACTGGCAGGCGACTCCCCCTGAACGCGCCTGGGCTTTCCACGATGCGCTGGCGCGTGGGTTTGCCACGCTGATGCGCCAACAGGCACAGTTACGCGGTATTACGACGCTGGTATTTAGCGGGGGCGTGATGCATAACCGTTTGCTGTCAGCCCGTCTGGCGTTTTATCTGCATGACTTTACGTTACTGTTCCCGCAGCGTTTACCGGCTGGGGATGGAGGATTGTCGCTGGGGCAGGGCGTGATTGCCGCGGCGCGGGCATTGCCGTAG
- the hydN gene encoding electron transport protein HydN, protein MNRFIIADANKCIGCRTCEVACVVSHQDNQDCASLTPETFLPRIHVIKGVNVSTATLCRQCEDAPCANVCPNGAISRDKGFVHVMQERCIGCKTCVVACPYGAMEVVVRPVIRNSGAGLNVRAEKAEANKCDLCHHREAGPACMEVCPTHALIYVDRNKLEQLSAEKRRRAALDSTASLLF, encoded by the coding sequence ATGAACCGTTTCATCATTGCAGACGCCAATAAATGCATTGGTTGCCGTACCTGTGAAGTGGCCTGCGTGGTATCCCATCAGGATAACCAGGACTGCGCATCGCTGACCCCTGAAACCTTTTTACCGCGCATTCACGTGATCAAAGGCGTTAACGTCTCTACCGCGACGCTGTGCCGTCAGTGTGAAGATGCGCCGTGTGCCAACGTCTGCCCGAACGGTGCAATTAGCCGCGATAAAGGCTTTGTCCACGTGATGCAGGAACGCTGCATTGGCTGTAAAACCTGCGTGGTCGCTTGTCCTTATGGCGCAATGGAAGTGGTTGTCCGTCCGGTTATTCGTAACAGCGGCGCGGGTCTGAACGTGCGTGCTGAAAAAGCCGAAGCCAACAAATGCGACCTGTGCCACCATCGCGAAGCCGGTCCTGCCTGTATGGAAGTCTGCCCGACGCATGCGCTGATTTATGTCGATCGCAATAAACTGGAGCAGCTGAGCGCGGAAAAACGCCGTCGTGCGGCACTGGACTCCACCGCATCTTTGCTGTTCTGA
- a CDS encoding 6-phospho-beta-glucosidase — MSVFPQGFLWGGALAANQSEGAYREGGKGLTTVDMIPHGAHRMPVKLGQEKRVQLRDDEFYPSHEAIDFYHRYKDDIALMAEMGFTVFRTSIAWSRLYPNGDELTPNQEGIDFYRSVFAECKKYGIEPLVTLCHFDVPMHLVTEYGSWRNRKMVEFFTRYARTCFEAFDGLVKYWLTFNEINILLHSPFSGAGLVFEAGENQDQVKYQAAHHELIASALATKIAHEINPHNQVGCMLAGGNFYPYSCKPEDVWTALEKDRENLFFIDVQARGAYPAYSARVFRDRGVVIEKAPEDDDILKNTVDFVSFSYYASRCASAEMNTGNTSAANVVKSLRNPYIAASEWGWGIDPLGLRITINMMYDRYQKPLFLVENGLGAKDEIDANGEINDDYRIRYLRDHIRAMADAIEDGVPLMGYTTWGCIDLVSASTGEMSKRYGFVYVDRDDAGNGTLTRTRKKSFWWYKKVIASNGADLD; from the coding sequence ATGTCTGTTTTTCCGCAAGGATTTTTATGGGGCGGCGCACTGGCCGCCAACCAGTCTGAAGGGGCGTATAGGGAAGGCGGCAAAGGGCTGACTACCGTGGATATGATCCCCCACGGCGCACATCGAATGCCGGTTAAACTGGGTCAGGAAAAGCGCGTTCAACTGCGGGATGACGAGTTTTATCCCAGCCATGAAGCGATTGATTTTTATCATCGCTATAAAGACGATATCGCCCTGATGGCAGAAATGGGGTTCACGGTGTTTCGTACCTCAATTGCCTGGAGTCGGCTCTATCCGAACGGGGATGAACTGACGCCAAATCAGGAAGGCATTGATTTTTATCGCTCGGTGTTTGCCGAGTGCAAAAAGTACGGTATTGAGCCGTTGGTGACGTTGTGCCACTTTGATGTACCGATGCACCTGGTCACCGAGTATGGCTCCTGGCGTAACCGCAAAATGGTGGAGTTTTTCACCCGCTACGCCCGTACCTGCTTCGAGGCCTTTGATGGTCTGGTGAAATACTGGCTGACGTTCAATGAAATCAACATCCTGCTGCACAGCCCTTTTTCCGGCGCGGGACTGGTGTTTGAAGCGGGTGAAAATCAGGATCAGGTGAAATACCAGGCCGCGCACCACGAACTGATTGCCAGCGCACTGGCAACCAAAATCGCCCATGAAATCAATCCGCACAACCAGGTCGGGTGCATGCTGGCGGGCGGAAACTTTTACCCCTACTCGTGCAAACCTGAAGATGTGTGGACCGCGCTGGAAAAGGACCGTGAAAACCTGTTCTTTATTGATGTACAGGCGCGTGGTGCTTATCCCGCCTACTCAGCCCGCGTGTTTCGTGACAGGGGCGTAGTGATTGAGAAAGCCCCGGAAGATGATGACATCCTGAAAAATACCGTCGATTTTGTCTCCTTCAGCTATTACGCCTCACGCTGCGCCTCGGCAGAAATGAACACCGGCAACACCAGCGCCGCCAACGTGGTGAAGTCGCTGCGCAATCCGTACATTGCAGCCAGCGAATGGGGCTGGGGCATTGACCCACTGGGTCTGCGCATCACCATAAACATGATGTATGACCGCTACCAGAAACCGCTGTTTCTGGTGGAGAACGGACTGGGGGCAAAAGATGAAATCGATGCCAACGGCGAGATCAACGATGACTATCGCATCCGCTATTTACGCGACCATATTCGCGCCATGGCAGACGCCATTGAAGACGGCGTGCCGCTGATGGGTTACACCACCTGGGGCTGTATCGATCTGGTTTCCGCCTCCACCGGCGAGATGAGCAAACGCTACGGTTTTGTCTATGTCGACCGCGATGACGCAGGCAATGGCACGCTGACGCGGACTCGCAAGAAATCATTCTGGTGGTACAAAAAAGTGATCGCCAGCAACGGGGCTGATCTGGACTGA
- the norR gene encoding nitric oxide reductase transcriptional regulator NorR — MSFSVDVLAGIAIELQSGIGHQDRFQRLITTLRQVLECDASALLRYESRQFIPLAIDGLAQDVLGRRFTLEGHPRLEAIARAGDVVRFPADSDLPDPYDGLIPGQESLKVHACIGLPLFAGQNLIGALTLDGMEPDQFDVFSDEELRLIAALAAGALSNALLIEQLESQNMLPGSSTAFEQVTETQMIGLSPNMMQLKKEIEIVAGSDLNVLISGETGTGKELVAKAIHEGSPRAVNPLVYLNCAALPESVAESELFGHVKGAFTGAISNRSGKFEMADNGTLFLDEIGELSLALQAKLLRVLQYGDIQRVGDDRSLRVDVRVLAATNRDLREEVLAGNFRADLFHRLSVFPLSVPPLRERGEDVVLLAGYFCEQCRLRLGLSRVVLSPGARRHLLSYGWPGNVRELEHAIHRAVVLARATRAGDEVVLEPQHFALQEEAHTPQAEADVMAEIPLNHNLREATESFQREMIRRALAQNNHSWAASARALETDVANLHRLAKRLGLKD, encoded by the coding sequence ATGAGTTTTTCCGTTGATGTGCTGGCGGGTATCGCCATTGAATTACAAAGCGGTATTGGGCATCAGGATCGTTTTCAACGCCTGATCACGACGCTGCGTCAGGTGCTGGAGTGTGATGCGTCGGCGCTGCTGCGCTATGAATCACGACAGTTTATTCCGCTGGCGATCGACGGGCTGGCGCAGGATGTTCTCGGCAGACGTTTTACGTTGGAGGGGCATCCGCGTCTGGAAGCGATTGCCCGCGCCGGGGACGTGGTGCGTTTTCCAGCCGACAGCGATTTGCCCGATCCGTACGATGGGCTGATCCCCGGCCAGGAAAGCCTGAAGGTCCATGCCTGCATTGGGCTGCCGCTGTTTGCCGGACAAAATTTGATTGGCGCGCTGACGCTGGATGGTATGGAGCCAGATCAGTTCGATGTCTTCAGCGATGAAGAGCTTAGGTTGATTGCCGCACTGGCGGCGGGGGCGCTGAGCAATGCGCTGCTGATTGAACAGCTGGAAAGCCAGAATATGCTGCCGGGTTCGTCCACCGCTTTCGAACAGGTGACGGAAACGCAGATGATAGGCCTGTCGCCTAATATGATGCAGCTGAAAAAAGAGATTGAAATTGTGGCAGGCTCCGATCTTAACGTCTTAATCAGCGGCGAAACGGGAACCGGGAAAGAGCTGGTGGCGAAAGCAATTCATGAAGGCTCTCCGCGTGCGGTGAATCCGCTGGTGTATCTTAACTGTGCCGCGTTGCCAGAAAGCGTCGCGGAAAGCGAACTGTTTGGCCATGTGAAAGGCGCCTTTACCGGGGCCATCAGCAACCGTAGCGGCAAGTTTGAAATGGCGGACAACGGCACGCTGTTCCTGGACGAGATTGGCGAACTGTCACTGGCGTTGCAGGCCAAGCTGCTGCGCGTGTTGCAGTACGGTGATATTCAGCGAGTGGGTGACGATCGCAGCCTGCGGGTGGATGTTCGCGTGCTGGCGGCCACCAACCGTGATTTACGCGAAGAGGTGCTGGCCGGGAATTTCCGCGCCGACCTGTTCCACCGCCTGAGCGTCTTTCCCCTTTCGGTACCGCCGCTGCGTGAGCGCGGTGAAGATGTGGTTTTGCTGGCGGGTTATTTTTGCGAACAGTGCCGGCTGCGGCTGGGACTTTCCCGTGTGGTGCTAAGCCCTGGTGCGCGTCGCCATCTGCTGAGCTACGGTTGGCCGGGTAACGTGCGTGAGCTGGAACATGCTATTCATCGTGCGGTGGTGCTGGCCAGGGCAACAAGGGCAGGGGATGAAGTGGTGCTGGAGCCGCAGCACTTTGCCTTACAGGAAGAGGCGCATACGCCGCAGGCTGAAGCCGACGTCATGGCGGAGATCCCGCTGAATCACAATCTGCGCGAAGCCACGGAGTCTTTTCAGCGGGAGATGATCCGCCGGGCGCTGGCGCAGAATAACCATAGCTGGGCGGCAAGCGCGCGGGCGCTGGAAACCGACGTCGCCAACCTGCATCGGCTGGCGAAGCGTCTGGGACTGAAGGATTAG
- the norV gene encoding anaerobic nitric oxide reductase flavorubredoxin → MSILVKNNIHWVGQRDWEVRDFHGTEYKTLRGSSYNSYLIREEKNVLIDTVDHKFSREFVQNLRNEIDLADIDYIIINHAEEDHAGALTELMSCIPDTPIYCTANAIDSITGHHHHPEWNFNVVKTGDSLDIGNGKQLIFVETPMLHWPDSMMTYMTGDAVLFSNDAFGQHYCDERLFNDEVDQTELFEQCQRYYANILTPFSRLVTPKITEILGFNLPVDMIATSHGVVWRDNPTQIVEMYLKWAADYQEDRITIFYDTMSNNTRMMADAIAQGINEVDPNVAVKIFNVARSDKNEVLTNVFRSKGVLVGTSTMNNVMMPKIAGLVEEMTGLRFRNKRASAFGSHGWSGGAVDRLSTRLQDAGFEMSLSLKAKWRPDLDALELCRQHGREIARQWALAPLPETSVKAATKEEECACAAAAAADLGPCMQCSVCQWIYDPEKGEPLQDVAPGTPWSDVPENFLCPECSLGKDVFDVLATEAK, encoded by the coding sequence ATGTCTATTCTGGTTAAAAATAACATTCATTGGGTTGGCCAACGTGACTGGGAAGTTCGTGATTTCCACGGGACCGAATACAAAACGCTGCGCGGTAGCAGCTACAACAGCTATCTTATCCGTGAAGAAAAAAATGTCCTGATCGATACAGTAGACCACAAGTTTAGCCGTGAATTCGTGCAGAATCTGCGCAATGAAATTGACCTGGCAGATATTGACTACATCATCATTAACCATGCAGAAGAAGACCACGCCGGTGCGCTGACCGAGCTGATGTCCTGCATCCCGGACACGCCGATTTACTGCACCGCTAACGCTATTGACTCCATCACCGGCCACCACCATCACCCGGAATGGAACTTCAACGTGGTAAAAACCGGTGACTCACTGGATATCGGTAATGGCAAACAGCTGATCTTCGTTGAAACCCCGATGCTGCACTGGCCGGACAGCATGATGACTTACATGACCGGTGACGCCGTGCTGTTCAGTAACGATGCTTTTGGTCAGCACTACTGTGACGAACGTCTGTTCAACGACGAAGTAGATCAGACTGAACTGTTCGAACAGTGCCAGCGCTACTACGCCAACATCCTGACACCGTTCAGCCGCCTGGTTACGCCAAAAATCACTGAAATCCTCGGCTTCAATCTGCCGGTTGACATGATTGCCACCTCTCACGGTGTGGTATGGCGCGACAACCCAACGCAGATCGTTGAGATGTACCTGAAATGGGCGGCGGATTATCAGGAAGACCGCATCACCATTTTCTACGACACCATGTCCAACAACACCCGTATGATGGCCGACGCCATTGCCCAGGGCATCAACGAAGTTGACCCGAATGTGGCAGTGAAAATCTTTAACGTCGCCCGCAGCGATAAAAACGAAGTCCTGACGAACGTCTTCCGCTCTAAAGGCGTGCTGGTCGGCACCTCCACGATGAACAACGTGATGATGCCGAAGATCGCCGGTCTGGTCGAAGAGATGACCGGCCTGCGTTTTCGCAATAAACGCGCCAGCGCCTTCGGCTCACACGGCTGGAGCGGCGGTGCGGTAGACCGTCTGTCCACGCGTCTGCAGGATGCCGGTTTTGAAATGTCCCTGAGCCTGAAAGCCAAATGGCGCCCGGATCTGGATGCGCTGGAACTGTGCCGTCAGCACGGTCGTGAAATTGCACGTCAGTGGGCGCTCGCGCCACTGCCGGAAACCAGCGTCAAAGCCGCAACCAAAGAGGAAGAGTGCGCCTGTGCCGCCGCCGCGGCCGCTGACCTTGGACCTTGCATGCAGTGCAGCGTTTGCCAGTGGATCTACGATCCAGAGAAAGGCGAGCCGCTGCAGGATGTCGCACCGGGTACACCGTGGAGCGACGTGCCGGAAAACTTCCTGTGCCCGGAATGTTCATTAGGCAAAGACGTCTTCGACGTACTGGCTACGGAGGCAAAATGA
- the norW gene encoding NADH:flavorubredoxin reductase NorW has translation MSRGIVIIGSGFAARQLVKNIRKQDATVPLTLIAADSIDEYNKPDLSHVISQAQRADDLTRQSAGEFAEQFNLRLFPHTWVTDIDADAHVVKSQDKQWQYDKLVLATGASAFVPPVTGRELMLTLNSQQEYRACETQLRDAQRVLIVGGGLIGSELAMDFCRAGKAVTLIDNAASILASLMPPEVSSRLQHRLTDMGVHLLLKSQLQSLEKTSTGIRATLDRNRSVDVDAVIAATGLRAETALARRAGLTINRGVCVDSYLQTSHPDIYALGDCAEINGQVLPFLQPIQLSAMYLAKNLLGGNAPLKLPAMLVKIKTPELPLHLAGETQRRDLNWHIAAEAEGMVARGMNSEGQLCAFVVSEDRMKEAFALLKTLPV, from the coding sequence ATGAGCCGCGGAATTGTCATTATTGGTTCGGGCTTCGCCGCCCGCCAGTTAGTCAAAAATATCCGTAAGCAGGATGCGACTGTCCCGCTGACCCTGATTGCCGCTGACAGCATTGATGAGTACAACAAGCCCGATCTCAGCCATGTTATCAGCCAGGCACAGCGTGCCGACGACCTCACCCGCCAGTCGGCGGGGGAGTTTGCCGAACAGTTTAATTTGCGCCTGTTCCCGCACACCTGGGTGACCGACATCGATGCCGATGCTCACGTAGTGAAAAGCCAGGACAAGCAGTGGCAGTACGACAAGCTGGTGCTGGCTACGGGGGCATCAGCCTTTGTACCGCCGGTGACCGGACGTGAGTTAATGCTCACACTGAACAGCCAGCAGGAGTATCGCGCCTGTGAAACGCAACTGCGCGATGCGCAGCGAGTCCTGATTGTTGGCGGTGGTTTGATTGGCAGCGAGCTGGCGATGGATTTCTGCCGTGCCGGTAAAGCGGTGACGCTTATCGATAACGCCGCCAGCATTCTGGCCTCGTTAATGCCGCCAGAAGTCAGCAGCCGTTTACAGCATCGTCTGACCGATATGGGCGTACACCTGCTGCTGAAATCACAGTTGCAGAGTCTGGAGAAAACCAGCACCGGTATTCGCGCCACGCTCGATCGTAACCGCAGTGTAGACGTTGATGCGGTGATTGCCGCAACCGGTCTGCGTGCAGAAACCGCGCTGGCGCGTCGCGCCGGGTTAACCATCAATCGCGGCGTTTGCGTTGACAGCTATCTGCAAACCAGCCACCCGGATATTTACGCCCTCGGTGACTGCGCAGAAATTAATGGTCAGGTCCTGCCGTTCCTGCAGCCGATTCAGCTCAGCGCGATGTATCTGGCGAAAAACCTGCTCGGCGGCAATGCTCCGCTGAAGCTGCCAGCCATGCTGGTAAAAATCAAAACGCCGGAGCTGCCATTACACCTGGCAGGGGAAACCCAGCGTCGCGATCTGAACTGGCATATTGCGGCTGAAGCAGAAGGTATGGTCGCCAGAGGAATGAACAGCGAAGGCCAACTGTGTGCCTTCGTGGTGAGCGAAGATCGTATGAAGGAGGCCTTCGCGCTGCTGAAAACACTGCCCGTGTAA